A single region of the Parasphingorhabdus litoris DSM 22379 genome encodes:
- a CDS encoding GNAT family N-acetyltransferase has product MTATATLSQAPAATVIRADYANANHAADIVKMLRVYAMDPMGGGEDLSPEVQANLVPGLAATPAASSLLAYVGDEVAGLANLMTTFSSFGAKPLINIHDIVVAKDHRGSGVGRALFAEIETVAREAGACKVTLEVLEGNAPAKALYASLGYGDYQLDPKMGKALFWQKRLET; this is encoded by the coding sequence ATGACGGCCACGGCTACTCTTTCTCAGGCACCGGCAGCCACCGTCATTCGCGCGGACTATGCCAATGCCAATCATGCGGCGGATATCGTCAAGATGCTGCGCGTCTATGCGATGGACCCGATGGGCGGCGGCGAAGATCTTTCGCCCGAGGTGCAGGCGAATCTCGTCCCCGGATTGGCCGCGACACCGGCGGCATCTTCCTTGCTCGCCTATGTCGGCGATGAGGTGGCGGGTCTGGCCAATTTGATGACGACATTTTCATCCTTTGGTGCGAAACCGCTGATCAATATTCATGATATAGTAGTCGCCAAAGACCATCGCGGCAGCGGCGTCGGGCGGGCGCTGTTCGCAGAGATTGAAACCGTCGCCCGGGAAGCAGGCGCCTGCAAAGTCACTCTGGAAGTGCTGGAAGGCAACGCACCAGCCAAGGCGCTTTATGCGTCACTGGGCTATGGCGATTATCAACTGGACCCGAAAATGGGCAAAGCATTGTTCTGGCAAAAAAGGCTTGAGACATGA
- a CDS encoding SUF system Fe-S cluster assembly protein produces MNEERKIMVEEVDSVEKPPLAKVEDAVEEKPAPVVAPSPHEAESDVSKLNRKRDYLEGFLAQQPTETPAGEAGGDLYEAVVDTLKSIYDPEIPVNIYDLGLIYGVEITPDNHAIVTMTLTTPHCPVAESMPGEIEMQVGSVPGVGHSEVNLVWDPPWDPQKMSDEAKLELGML; encoded by the coding sequence ATGAACGAAGAACGCAAAATAATGGTCGAAGAAGTCGACAGCGTCGAAAAACCACCCTTGGCGAAAGTCGAGGATGCGGTTGAAGAGAAGCCTGCGCCCGTTGTTGCGCCGTCTCCGCATGAAGCGGAAAGCGATGTCAGCAAGCTTAATCGCAAGCGCGATTATCTGGAAGGTTTTCTGGCGCAGCAACCAACCGAAACACCGGCTGGCGAAGCAGGCGGCGATCTTTATGAAGCCGTCGTCGATACCTTGAAGTCGATTTATGACCCTGAGATTCCGGTGAATATCTATGACCTTGGTTTGATATATGGTGTGGAAATTACCCCGGATAACCACGCGATTGTCACCATGACCCTGACCACCCCGCATTGTCCGGTCGCGGAATCCATGCCCGGCGAAATTGAAATGCAGGTCGGCAGCGTGCCCGGCGTCGGTCATAGTGAGGTGAACCTCGTCTGGGACCCGCCATGGGACCCACAGAAGATGAGCGACGAAGCGAAGCTCGAGCTGGGGATGTTATGA
- a CDS encoding SufS family cysteine desulfurase, with the protein MSSGARRADFPGIAADWHYLDTAATSQKPKAVLDAIARAYGPDYATVHRGVYERSANMTLAYEAARKRVAGLLNAVSEREIVFTSGATDSINLVAESWGNANVGKDDRIMLSQLEHHSNIVPWQLLAERVGAHIDVAPLTEDGQIDLDWIEANLTERHKLVALAHVSNVLGSLLDAKRAATIAHKVGAKLLLDGCQAAPRVRVDVQDIGCDFYVFSGHKIYGPTGIGALWAPYKILDAMPPWKGGGSMIDRVSFDGTTYAPPPGRFEAGTPHIAGVVGLDAAIQYVEGIGLDVISAHENTTLAMAREALSGINSVRVFGPDKSMGILSFAVGDVHPHDVATILDEGGVAIRAGHHCAQPLMDYMGVPATARASFGIYSDAEDVAALVKGIERVRKIFG; encoded by the coding sequence GTGTCCTCGGGTGCGCGCCGTGCCGACTTTCCCGGTATCGCGGCCGACTGGCATTATCTCGACACAGCGGCGACCTCGCAAAAGCCTAAAGCGGTGCTCGACGCCATAGCGCGTGCCTATGGCCCGGATTACGCGACTGTCCACCGCGGTGTGTACGAACGCTCGGCTAATATGACGCTCGCCTATGAAGCCGCCCGCAAACGGGTTGCTGGATTGCTCAATGCCGTCAGCGAAAGGGAAATTGTTTTCACCAGCGGTGCAACCGACAGCATCAATCTGGTCGCCGAAAGTTGGGGTAACGCCAATGTCGGCAAAGACGACCGCATCATGCTGTCGCAACTGGAGCATCACAGCAATATCGTGCCGTGGCAATTGCTGGCCGAGCGGGTCGGAGCCCATATTGATGTCGCGCCTCTGACCGAAGATGGTCAGATTGATCTCGACTGGATTGAAGCCAATCTCACCGAGCGGCACAAGCTGGTGGCGTTGGCCCATGTGTCCAATGTGCTCGGATCATTGCTGGATGCCAAGCGTGCAGCAACCATCGCTCATAAAGTCGGTGCGAAACTGTTGCTTGATGGCTGTCAGGCTGCGCCGCGTGTGCGCGTTGATGTGCAGGATATTGGCTGTGATTTTTATGTCTTTTCCGGCCACAAAATTTATGGCCCGACCGGCATTGGTGCGCTGTGGGCGCCTTATAAAATTCTTGACGCCATGCCCCCATGGAAGGGCGGCGGATCAATGATTGATCGGGTCAGTTTTGACGGCACGACCTATGCGCCGCCGCCGGGACGGTTCGAAGCAGGCACACCGCATATTGCCGGCGTTGTCGGTCTGGATGCCGCGATTCAATATGTCGAAGGCATTGGGCTGGATGTCATTTCTGCCCATGAAAATACAACGCTGGCTATGGCGCGTGAGGCATTGTCCGGCATCAACAGCGTGCGGGTATTTGGCCCCGATAAGAGTATGGGAATATTGAGTTTTGCGGTTGGCGACGTGCATCCGCACGATGTCGCCACTATATTGGATGAAGGCGGGGTTGCGATCCGCGCCGGCCATCATTGCGCGCAGCCGCTGATGGACTATATGGGCGTGCCAGCTACCGCGCGGGCCAGCTTTGGAATTTACAGCGACGCAGAAGATGTCGCGGCCCTGGTCAAGGGTATCGAACGGGTAAGAAAGATTTTCGGGTAG
- a CDS encoding SufD family Fe-S cluster assembly protein, whose amino-acid sequence MTATLPLPTKRDEAWRYADLKALEPVWPKLDGPERLAVAAGETASRQITELPMIEGVGIVDLDITVGDNANFALHVLASAADYGRIQVKVTLGKGAHFELGGAILGSGTQTLEIVTETIHAEPDATSNQVVRSVLADKATGSFLGKINVARDAQKTDAAQSVKAMLLDRTATANAKPELEIFADDVKCAHGATVGELDKQALFYMASRGLSPERAQQLMLQAFIADAFVSMDDDAAREAIESKALEVLESLGENLP is encoded by the coding sequence ATGACTGCAACTCTTCCCCTCCCGACCAAGCGCGACGAGGCGTGGCGCTATGCGGACCTGAAAGCGCTTGAGCCGGTTTGGCCGAAGCTGGACGGGCCGGAGCGGCTGGCCGTTGCTGCTGGCGAGACCGCTTCACGCCAGATTACCGAGCTACCGATGATTGAAGGCGTCGGAATTGTCGATCTGGACATTACCGTTGGCGACAATGCCAATTTCGCGTTGCATGTGCTGGCAAGCGCTGCCGACTATGGCCGCATTCAGGTCAAGGTGACGCTGGGCAAAGGCGCGCATTTTGAATTGGGCGGCGCGATATTGGGTTCCGGCACACAAACGTTGGAGATTGTGACCGAAACTATTCATGCGGAGCCAGATGCTACGTCCAATCAGGTCGTTCGCTCAGTACTCGCGGATAAAGCCACCGGCAGTTTCCTCGGCAAAATCAATGTCGCGCGCGATGCGCAGAAAACCGATGCCGCGCAATCGGTCAAGGCGATGCTGCTTGACCGCACGGCAACTGCCAATGCCAAGCCGGAGCTGGAAATTTTCGCCGACGATGTGAAATGTGCCCATGGCGCGACCGTTGGCGAACTCGATAAGCAAGCGCTTTTCTACATGGCCTCACGCGGATTGTCGCCGGAGCGCGCGCAGCAATTGATGCTGCAGGCGTTTATCGCCGATGCCTTTGTCAGCATGGACGATGATGCGGCGCGTGAAGCGATTGAGAGCAAGGCGCTTGAGGTGCTTGAATCTTTAGGGGAGAATTTGCCGTGA